Part of the Labilibaculum antarcticum genome, GCAACTGTAATTGAACATTCAGGTTTGTTTAAAAATGGAATGTCATTTCAGGTAGGTGCTGGTGGAGCTTCTCTTGCAGTTGCCAAATTTCTTCGCGAAGATATGAAGCGCAAGGAAATTATCGGTAGTTTCATGATTGGTGGGGTAACTTCTTATGGGGTTGATATGTTGAACGAAGGATTGTTTCACTCTATTTTTGATGTTCAATCTTTTGATGCCGCAGTAAGTACTTCTGTGTTAAATAATCCAAATCATATTGAAATTTCGTGTGATCAATATGCGAATCCGAATAACTGTGGATCCATGACGAATAAATTGGATGTTGTGGTTTTAGGTGCACTGGAAGTGGATGTTGATTTTAATGTAAATGTGATTACTGGTGCTTCAGGCGAAATTCGTGGTGCATCGGGAGGTCATTCCGATACTGCTTCGGGAGCAAACTTAACAGTTGTTGTTTGTCCAGCTTTTCGTGGCAGGTTGCCAATTGTAAAAGATCGTGTTCATACTGTAGTAACTCCTGGCGAAAGTGTAGATGTAATTGTTACGGAAAGGGGTGTTTGTGTTAATCCATCGAAACCAAATCTTGCAGCGGCTCTTAAAAAGGCTGGCCTAAAAGTTGTAGATATTCGTGATCTGAAAGAGGAAGTGGAATGTATGACGGGTGTACCTGCCGAAAAACAATTAGGCGATAAAATCGTTGCTTTAGTTGAGTATCGCGACGGAACAATTATTGACGTAATTTATAATGTAGAAAATCTCTCATAACTAGAGGCTACCATACGATACAAATACTGTACACCCTAATTGTTTTTTACTTTTAGGGTGTATTTATAAATAGGAATAGACACAAATGGAGAATGTCATAAAAGAAATTTTAGAGGCTAAAGAGATGCGATCGAAGGAGAGACTGAAGATTTCTGAGGTTAAAAATATTTCCGTAAGTCTAAGCATAAACATTCCTGGCGCTCCAAAATCAGATGATCAGTTTAAGTTGTTCTTCGCCGAGTGCTTATCTGATTTAAAGCGATTTTTACTTTCTTACAGAATTATTATTGATGAGAAGAGGGAGATTTTTCAATCTGATGCGGCAGGAGATTTTTATCTGGTGCCTGTATATGGTAAAGAAATCTCTGCAAAAGAAATAAAAGAGATTACAGAGCTTTTTGAAATGGAACATTCTTTGGGCAGACTATTGGATGTTGATATTACTGATGGTCAAGGGAATCCTGTTTCGTCGGGAAAAGCTAAAAATTGCTATTTCTGTGAAGAGCATCCGGCAGTGTATTGCATGAGAAAGCAAACTCATGATTATTCAAAAATGAGAAATGTTATTAAAAATGATATAAGTGGCTTTTTGCAGGAAAGAAGGAAAAGCAGAGTTTGTAAGGATTTGGCGGTATTTGCTCTAAAAGCACTTTTGCACGAAGTTTCTCTTTCTCCAAAACCAGGTTTAGTCGATCGATTTTCGAACGGATCGCATTCCGATATGGATTTTGCTACGTTTTTAAATTCCAGTGCCGTACTTTCAGTTTATTTTAGAGAGATAGCCGAGTTTGGCTTTTCTTTTTCTTCAGTCCATATAAAAGATGCATTGCCAAAATTACGTCAATTTGGTTTGCAAATGGAAGAGGATATGTTTAGGGAAACCAATGGAGTGAACACACACAAAGGGGCAATATTTTTATTGGGGTTTTCATTATTTGTAAGTGCCAATCAAATTAAAAACTATAATTTTTCCTATCTCTCATTTGTTAATCAGATAAAGGAATTAAATGGTAGTTTGGTTGAAAATGAATTGGGAAAGAAACTTTACAGCAGTATAAAAACCCATGGAGAAGAGTGTTTTGAGAAATATGGAGCGAAAGGAAGAGGTATCCGAGGGGAAATTCAATCCGGCTTGCCTTGTGTTTTTAATTACGCGATTCCGGTTTTAAGTTCTCATTTCGATCTAATGGAAACAGAAACTGATGAAGTTATTCAGGCAGGACTTACCCAAACTCTGTTGATATTAATTGCAAACAATAAGGATAGTAATATTTTGTATCGCAAAGGAGAAAAGGTTCTCGATGAATTAATGGAGATTTCTCAGCAGTCTTTTAAAGTTTTTGGAACTAATACTTTTGATTCAAAGTACAAGGAGTTAATAGAGTATTGCGATGTAAATCAGATATCACCAGGAGGCTCTGCTGATTTGTTGGCAGTTACTTATTTTATATATCTGGTAAATAAAAAATATAATTCGGGAATATTTAATACAATTTAAATCGAATAATAAAACAACATTTATCATGCTTTAACGGATAATTAACCCCTTTCATAACATATGAAATTAGCGATGTATTTTCTGTAAAATGCATATTATTGAATGTTGAAATAAAGAAAACAATCACACACAGCAATACTAAAATTAACAAATACGGATGGGCGTTGAGAATACAGATTATAGGGAAGGTTCTTTAGACTTGCAAAATCCCTTTGATGTAAAACTAGTTTCTGAATTTTTAGAGGAATTGGGTTTTGAGTTCGATCCTACAGATGTCGATTATACAATGATTTTGTTTAATTTGAATCAGGAGGTTATTGGAACTGGGTCATATAAAGGAAGAGTGCTTAAGTATGTCGCTGTTTGTCCTAAATTTAGAGAGGGAGCGGCTTTTGCGCAAATAGTTACACATTTAATAGAATTGGTGATTCTTGAGCATAAACATATTTTTGTTTATACGAAGCCTCATAATTTAGAAGTTTTTAAAGGCTTAGGATTTACAGAAATTGCAACAGCAGAACCATTGTTCTCCGTCTTGGAATTTGGTTATGAGAATATCAAAACCTATCAGGATTATTTGCGATCAATAAAACAAGATATAACCATTGGTGGCATCGCAGCCATAGTTGTAAATTGCAATCCCTTTACTAAAGGACACAAATACTTAATAGAAAAGGCTTGTGCTGAGAATCGGGTTGTCTACTTATTTATTGTAGAGGAGGATCGTTCTTCTTTTACATTTGATATTAGATGGAGATTGATTAAAGAAGAATTGGGGCAGATTAAAAATCTGGTAATGGTGAAAGGGGGAGACTATGTCGTTTCGGGAACGATTTTCCCTTGTTATTTTTTGAAAGACGAGAAAAAATGTGACATTGCTGCCAAACAAGCTGAATTGGACGTAATTACCTTTTTACATTACATTGTTCCAATTTTAAAAATCAATAGAAGATACGTTGGAACCGAAATGTATTCGCCGGTTACTGCTGCATACAACGAAGCCATGATTAAATATTTGCCAACTAATGGGGTTGAGCTTCTTGAGATTCCAAGAATTACACAAGGTAGTGCGGATAATTATATTTCGGCTTCGAAAATTAGAAAAGCCATTCGAGAAGATCGGCTGAATGATGTATTAGATTGTTTACCCGATTCAACAAAGAATTATTTGTTATCGGAGGAGTCGGCTGAAATAAGAGAAAAGATAAGGAACACTGTTTGCAGACATTAAATTGAACGGGCCGGATGATCATCCGGCCTTTTTTTTATTATGCCGTAATTACAAGCCAAGTCGCTTTCTAATAATTGAAAGTGTAGTTGGCTTTGAATTGTAGGTGTATTTTGCAAATATCAGATAAAAAAGCAGAAGTATATTGAACAGGTAGTTGAAGTACAATGGAATATGGTAGTTTTTAGTGGCTACGTCATCTATGAAAATATAACATAGAGTTAATACTTCACCCCAAAACCAAAGCCATAAAAACAGTTCATTAAGATCATCTGTTTTTTTTGTTTTAAATGTATGGATTACTTGTGGTAGAGCACAAATTGCGAATAGAATGCTTCCAATCCATCCAATAATTTCGTTTGCCTGCATGTTGTCGTATTTTCATGCAAAAATGAACAAAACAAAGGAGAATAGTAAAGCTTTGGCCTAATTTCTTTGGATTAAAAGTAGTGTGCGGTCATCATCAAATTTTGAGACATTGTAGATCCTCTTTAATTCGGACTCTACATCTTTGGGCTTGAAAATTTCATTTTCCTTATTATTGTCAAGAATGTAAAACATTGCTTCATCACCAATCATTTCACCAGTTTTGTCGTTAACAGCTTCTGTATATCCATCGGTATAAAGAAATAGTTTATCTCCTTTGTTAAACTCTTGAATTAAACTCCTGTATTTGCACTCTTTAACGACACCCAATAAGGTTCCAACAATATTTAATTGAGAAATGGCTTTTTCAGTACTATCAAAGTAAAATGGTCGAAGTGCTCCTGCCGAAGCAATGCTGATTTTATTGGAAGATGAACAAAGAGAGATAATGCTTAGAGTTGTGAATACTTCAGTAAGCTGAATGTCTTTAAAAAGATACTCATTGATAATCTCGAGGAATTTACCGGGCGATTCTACAAAATCTAACTCTTGTCGGTTAATGAAAAAATTAATGGTACTTCGGATGTAGGCAATATATGCAGGAACAAAGAACCATGCGTCCCATTTTTTTCCCATTACGTCACCCACTATTAGTATTTTTCTATTCTGATCTACATCAAAAATTTCGTAATAATCACCTCCAGGTAATTTGTCGTATGGTTGATGCAGAATTTGAATACTATAGTCGCGTATCTTATCCTGAAATTCATTTTCAAAACGAATTGGGGATCTTTTTGCGGCTGAGTTTAGTGCGTTTAAATACTTGCTTTTTAAATCGTGTTCTCTCTGAACATTAGAGTTTATTTGATGGATGATGAGTTTAGTATTCAGTTTTTTGAATAGAAATCCACTTATTCGAGATTGTAATAATTTATCCATTTTATCCATATCATCGGCATCGGATACAAGGATATTGATAGGTATATGATTTGAAACAATTTCAGTGATCTTATCTAAAATGGAAATAGCCCAATCTGCCTTATCATCAATAATAATGCCCCAAGTATTGGTGTCTTGAAGCGCCATAAAAAAATCAGAGTCAGTGTAAACAACTCTTATGTTTGTTTTGAGATGTTTTCGAGGAAGAGGAAAAGGTTTAATTCTATTTGCACAATAAATTAGATTCCCTTTTTCAAAGCTGATATCATCTTTTCTGGCACCGTCAAGAATATCTTTTCGTAGGTATGCCTTTTTTAAATGAGATTTTATCTTCGATATAAAGACCTTTTGTTTTATCGGTTTGGTAATGAAGTCATCCGCACCGTCATTGAGATTTTTAATCCATGTTTCTTCCTCGTTATTGCCAGACAGGAAGATGAAGGGGGTGTGCTGGTATTCAGGTGTTTGTCTTAGTCTTTTAACCAGCTCGTTGCCATCCATTAATGGCATGTATAAATCCGATATTATAAGGTCAAAGTGCTGGTTCTTAGCTTTGTCAATGGCCTCTTTCCCGTTTTTTGCAAGAGCTGTTTGATAACCCAAGCCTTTTAGAGTAAACTCAATAAACTTTAGGATAACTATGTCATCATCAACAACTAGTATGTTTGGCGATACTTTTGCCATATCAGTATTTTATTCGACTGATGAAAAGCTGTTAATACATGCAGTTTGGTCCTGTAAAATATCAAAAATAGAATCCAATTGCATTAATTCGATAAGTTCCATTACATCTTTATTGATATTGCAAAGTTTAATAAAACTTTTATGTTCTTTTGATGTTTTAAGTGCTGATAAAAGTGCTCCAAATCCAGAACTATCAATGAAACTTATTTCTTCAAAATCAACAATTAATCGGGATTTAGGTTGAGATAAGAATTCATTCATCTTCTCTTTAGCAATATTTGCGTTTAAAGCATACAAACGATTGGTTTCTCCCAATTTCATTATTGTTATAGAGTTTACCTGTTTGGTTTCAATATTCATAGCAGTAAAATATGGTTGTTGTGATTAAAGTTGTCCTAAAGTTTCTTCTAATTCAGTTTTAGCGATAGGACATTGTTTTAAAAATTCCTCAACTAATTCAGGAATATGTTTTAGTTCAATGTCATTAATGGTTTCATTTTTGACATTTTTCCAGTTTTTTTCATCTTGGGGACTAAATTCAATGCCTTTCTCTTTTTTTAGTTGTAATTCAAATTTAAGATTTCCTTTTGAAAATTGTTCTATTTGCTCTAAACAATCGCCTGAATTTTCCATTCCCATTGTTCGAACTGATGATTTTGCCTTGTGTGCAATAGCACCTAATTCTTGCCAATTTTGAGTTTCAAAACTACTTGATATTTCTTCTTCAAATTCAGGGATTTGTTCTAAAAAGATATCAATCATTTCTCCGATGATGTTATTGTCATTTCCCGACATCTCCTTTAAATAGGACAAATCAGTAATCTTTTTACCTTGAGTCATTTAGTTGGGATCAGCGTGTTAAATTTAACTTTTGTTTACCTGTTTTAATAAATTAAACTCTTAAATCGATATGAAAATAATATTAAATATCGAGGAAAATCTTCATTATCATATATGCAATAATACTAATTTATTTTCAATTTACCTATTACACCTACTATTCTCTCGGTGCTTCAAATCCTTGGTTTTATTGGTTATCTATTGATTAAAACACACTAATATTGAAAATATAATCTTTATATAATAATAAGGATTAAACTCAACAAAAGTTTTTTTTTTTCGTACCATCAGTTTTTATAGAATTTTATCTGAACACAATTATAACTTAATGTCTATGATCTGGAAGTTTACTAGCATTGTTTTTTTATTCGTTTTATTGTTATCGGGGAACTTAACCGGGCAAGAATTATTATCTGTTAAGAAATCGGGCTTTATTGAAAATGAGTCGAGCCGAAAACAGGCTTATGCTTTTGTGAAGGAGGCGGTAGCGCTCTACGAGAAAGGAATAGGATATGCACCACATAGTTTAAATCTTTTTTTACGTGCCCACAAGTTAAACGATAATAATCCTGAGTTGAATTATAATATTGGCGTTTGCTATTTAATTGCAGGACCAAAGGAGGAAGCGCTGAACTATTTGTTATCTGCCCAATCAGTTAATCCTGATATTAGTGCTGATATTCATTTTTTAATTGGATTGGCATATAAGTATCAAAATAATTTCACGAAGGCTATTGTTCATTTTAAAATGAATAAAGAGCTAATTGAACAGAACAATTATAAAGAGCAAAAAGAACTTTTACCCATTAGTGATAAACACATTCAGGAGTGCAGAAATGGTAGGTTGTTACTGGGAAATAGTACAGAGATAGAGTTGCAACCTATTGAGGGGCACGTAAATTCAGAATTTGATGAGTTTAATCCTCAATTTTTGGATACTTGTCTATTTTTTAGTTCACGACGAGGATTGGAAAATGATAATAGATCGCTGGACGATCAAAAGTTTTTTGAAAAACTTTTTAAATCTTACAAGGGAGAAAATAGGTGGAATGAAATACAGGAAGAGAAACATGATTTGGGTGACAATGTAAATTTTACATTGTTCTCAAAATTTGATGATAAGCAGTTTGTCTTTTATAGTAGTAATTCAGGAGCAGGTGATTTGTTTTTGGCTGAAAAAGTGAAAGACAAATGGAAAATTGGGAACGCGATTAAATTTATCAACGAAAAGGATTCAAGAGAGAGTTCTGCAAGTATTCCTCAATCGGGCGATGAAATTTATTTTGTAAGTAATCGTAAAGGAGGTTTTGGCGAGTGCGATATTTATTATTGCAAAAAGGAGTCGGAAACTAAATGGTCCAAACCAATGAATATTGGTGGTGATATTAATACAGAATATGATGAAGGAGATGTGTTTGTAAGTGCTGATGGGACAAAGCTATTTTTTAGTTCAAAAGGGCACAATACCATGGGAGGATACGATATATTTACATGTGACCGTCAAGAAAATGGTGTGTGGGGGAAACCGCAAAATCTAGGATATCCAATTAATAGTTCCGATAATGATATTACTTACAGTGAGGATCGTGACGGTGTGTTTTATTTTGCTTCCGAGCGCAGTGGAGGTAAAGGAGGGTTTGATATTTATTGTCAGAAAATACCAGAACCAGTAGTTGAAGAGATTAAAGAGGAGCCCGTAATTAATATTCCTGTTACAATACCTGTTGTAAGTGCGAAGAGTGATTCCATTGCAAAAACTCCTGAAAGACAAGAATTGATTGAAGAGGATTTTGTTTATAGAGTTCAAATTGCTGCAGCAAGAAAAGTAATGGAACCTAAAGATATTTTTAATAGATACAAAGGTGGCGAAGTTATTGATCATTTGTTTGTGGAAGGTTGGCATAGGTATACGATTGGAGAATTTTCAACTTTTAAAGAGGCGGCAAAGTATAGAGATTCTTGTGGAGTTAAGGATGCTTTTGTTGTTCTGTTTAAAGGTGGTTATAGATTAGGACTTGCAAGAAGACCTTTTGAAGGAAACTAATGTATAGGTGCAAACGATATCTGAGAAAATTTTTTAAATTTGCAAAAGCTAACGCAAACATAATTTAACAAATTTTTCTCAGGTAAATCTTCAATAAAAAAGCCATTGGGTTTTATGTTTATTTGAAGATTTTGCCCCAAATACTTAAACAAATGAAAAGAACAGTATTCACTAGCTTTCATGAAGAATTAGGTGCTAAAATGGCACAATTTGCTGGGTATAATATGCCTATTGAATATACAGGAATTAATAATGAGCACAAATGTGTTCGTGAAAAACTAGGAGTTTTTGATGTTTCTCACATGGGAGAGTTTTGGGTAAAGGGCCCAAAGGCTTTTAGTTTTGTTCAAAAGCTTACAACCAATGATGTCGCAGCACTTTCTGATGGAAAAGTTCAGTATAGCTGTTTACCAAACGGTAAAGGCGGAATCGTTGATGATTTATTAGTATATCAAATTGATAGCGAGGCTTATTTATTGGTTGTAAACGCTGCAAATATTGAGAAAGATTGGAATTGGTGTTGTCAAAACGCTAAGGAAATGGGATTGGAAGTTGGAACTGAACTTTATAATGCTTCTGATGAAATTTGTCAGTTGGCAGTACAAGGCCCCTTGGCGCTAAAAGCAATGCAAAAAATTGTAGATCGCCCTATCGAAGATATGGAGTATTATACATTTCAAAAAGTGACTATTGCCGGAATCGAAAATGCAATCTTCTCAACTACTGGCTATACAGGTTCCGGAGGATGTGAAATTTACGTTTCAAACGAAGATGGAGTGAAGCTTTGGAATGCTGTGATGGAAGCAGGAAAAGAATTTGGAATTCAGGCAATTGGTTTAGCTGCTCGGGATACATTACGTTTAGAGGTAGGATTCTGTTTGTACGGAAATGATATTGATGATGATCATACTCCAATTGAAGCCGGTTTAGGCTGGATTACTAAATTTGTGGAAGGAAATGATTTTATTGATCGTGAGTTTTTCGAAAAGCAAAAAGAAGAAAAGCCAAAGCGTAGATTAAAAGGTTTCGAATTGGTGGATAGAGGCATTGCTCGTCATGGATATAAAATTGAAGATGCGGAAGGAAATGAAATTGGTGAAGTAACTTCAGGAACAATGGCTCCAATGATTGGAAAATCAATTGGATTGGGCTATGTTAAGGAAGGTTTCTATAAACTTGACACAGAGATTTTTATTCGTGTTAGAAATAAGGCAATTAAAGCTAAAATCACGAAAATTCCCTTTTATAAGGCATAAAGAGAATTTTTTAATGATATAGAATAAGCGGATGCATACTGATGTATCCGCTTTTTTAGTTATTATTCCAATTATTAAAGGGGTATTTAAAACATAAATACTTATATTTGGATCGGTGTTTAAGGTAAGTTGAATTCGAAAAATTGAATTGAATTTACCTTTTTACTATATTGATTCATGAAGATTATTCAGAATAATTCGATTATTTGGATTTGGATAAAAAACACCATTTTGTGAATGAATATTAGATAATAATTTCTGAGGGTTAAGTTTCTGTTTTTCAGATTGTAAATATTAATCTATACGAAGGGGGATAAGATGATAAGTTATTTG contains:
- the gcvT gene encoding glycine cleavage system aminomethyltransferase GcvT; amino-acid sequence: MKRTVFTSFHEELGAKMAQFAGYNMPIEYTGINNEHKCVREKLGVFDVSHMGEFWVKGPKAFSFVQKLTTNDVAALSDGKVQYSCLPNGKGGIVDDLLVYQIDSEAYLLVVNAANIEKDWNWCCQNAKEMGLEVGTELYNASDEICQLAVQGPLALKAMQKIVDRPIEDMEYYTFQKVTIAGIENAIFSTTGYTGSGGCEIYVSNEDGVKLWNAVMEAGKEFGIQAIGLAARDTLRLEVGFCLYGNDIDDDHTPIEAGLGWITKFVEGNDFIDREFFEKQKEEKPKRRLKGFELVDRGIARHGYKIEDAEGNEIGEVTSGTMAPMIGKSIGLGYVKEGFYKLDTEIFIRVRNKAIKAKITKIPFYKA
- a CDS encoding PQ-loop repeat-containing protein, which codes for MQANEIIGWIGSILFAICALPQVIHTFKTKKTDDLNELFLWLWFWGEVLTLCYIFIDDVATKNYHIPLYFNYLFNILLLFYLIFAKYTYNSKPTTLSIIRKRLGL
- a CDS encoding triphosphoribosyl-dephospho-CoA synthase gives rise to the protein MENVIKEILEAKEMRSKERLKISEVKNISVSLSINIPGAPKSDDQFKLFFAECLSDLKRFLLSYRIIIDEKREIFQSDAAGDFYLVPVYGKEISAKEIKEITELFEMEHSLGRLLDVDITDGQGNPVSSGKAKNCYFCEEHPAVYCMRKQTHDYSKMRNVIKNDISGFLQERRKSRVCKDLAVFALKALLHEVSLSPKPGLVDRFSNGSHSDMDFATFLNSSAVLSVYFREIAEFGFSFSSVHIKDALPKLRQFGLQMEEDMFRETNGVNTHKGAIFLLGFSLFVSANQIKNYNFSYLSFVNQIKELNGSLVENELGKKLYSSIKTHGEECFEKYGAKGRGIRGEIQSGLPCVFNYAIPVLSSHFDLMETETDEVIQAGLTQTLLILIANNKDSNILYRKGEKVLDELMEISQQSFKVFGTNTFDSKYKELIEYCDVNQISPGGSADLLAVTYFIYLVNKKYNSGIFNTI
- a CDS encoding fused response regulator/phosphatase; translation: MAKVSPNILVVDDDIVILKFIEFTLKGLGYQTALAKNGKEAIDKAKNQHFDLIISDLYMPLMDGNELVKRLRQTPEYQHTPFIFLSGNNEEETWIKNLNDGADDFITKPIKQKVFISKIKSHLKKAYLRKDILDGARKDDISFEKGNLIYCANRIKPFPLPRKHLKTNIRVVYTDSDFFMALQDTNTWGIIIDDKADWAISILDKITEIVSNHIPINILVSDADDMDKMDKLLQSRISGFLFKKLNTKLIIHQINSNVQREHDLKSKYLNALNSAAKRSPIRFENEFQDKIRDYSIQILHQPYDKLPGGDYYEIFDVDQNRKILIVGDVMGKKWDAWFFVPAYIAYIRSTINFFINRQELDFVESPGKFLEIINEYLFKDIQLTEVFTTLSIISLCSSSNKISIASAGALRPFYFDSTEKAISQLNIVGTLLGVVKECKYRSLIQEFNKGDKLFLYTDGYTEAVNDKTGEMIGDEAMFYILDNNKENEIFKPKDVESELKRIYNVSKFDDDRTLLLIQRN
- a CDS encoding PD40 domain-containing protein — protein: MIWKFTSIVFLFVLLLSGNLTGQELLSVKKSGFIENESSRKQAYAFVKEAVALYEKGIGYAPHSLNLFLRAHKLNDNNPELNYNIGVCYLIAGPKEEALNYLLSAQSVNPDISADIHFLIGLAYKYQNNFTKAIVHFKMNKELIEQNNYKEQKELLPISDKHIQECRNGRLLLGNSTEIELQPIEGHVNSEFDEFNPQFLDTCLFFSSRRGLENDNRSLDDQKFFEKLFKSYKGENRWNEIQEEKHDLGDNVNFTLFSKFDDKQFVFYSSNSGAGDLFLAEKVKDKWKIGNAIKFINEKDSRESSASIPQSGDEIYFVSNRKGGFGECDIYYCKKESETKWSKPMNIGGDINTEYDEGDVFVSADGTKLFFSSKGHNTMGGYDIFTCDRQENGVWGKPQNLGYPINSSDNDITYSEDRDGVFYFASERSGGKGGFDIYCQKIPEPVVEEIKEEPVINIPVTIPVVSAKSDSIAKTPERQELIEEDFVYRVQIAAARKVMEPKDIFNRYKGGEVIDHLFVEGWHRYTIGEFSTFKEAAKYRDSCGVKDAFVVLFKGGYRLGLARRPFEGN
- a CDS encoding Hpt domain-containing protein, with protein sequence MTQGKKITDLSYLKEMSGNDNNIIGEMIDIFLEQIPEFEEEISSSFETQNWQELGAIAHKAKSSVRTMGMENSGDCLEQIEQFSKGNLKFELQLKKEKGIEFSPQDEKNWKNVKNETINDIELKHIPELVEEFLKQCPIAKTELEETLGQL
- a CDS encoding STAS domain-containing protein, with the protein product MNIETKQVNSITIMKLGETNRLYALNANIAKEKMNEFLSQPKSRLIVDFEEISFIDSSGFGALLSALKTSKEHKSFIKLCNINKDVMELIELMQLDSIFDILQDQTACINSFSSVE
- a CDS encoding [citrate (pro-3S)-lyase] ligase; translated protein: MGVENTDYREGSLDLQNPFDVKLVSEFLEELGFEFDPTDVDYTMILFNLNQEVIGTGSYKGRVLKYVAVCPKFREGAAFAQIVTHLIELVILEHKHIFVYTKPHNLEVFKGLGFTEIATAEPLFSVLEFGYENIKTYQDYLRSIKQDITIGGIAAIVVNCNPFTKGHKYLIEKACAENRVVYLFIVEEDRSSFTFDIRWRLIKEELGQIKNLVMVKGGDYVVSGTIFPCYFLKDEKKCDIAAKQAELDVITFLHYIVPILKINRRYVGTEMYSPVTAAYNEAMIKYLPTNGVELLEIPRITQGSADNYISASKIRKAIREDRLNDVLDCLPDSTKNYLLSEESAEIREKIRNTVCRH